AGGAACTTGTTGCGGTTGGAGCGGTCTGTGCTCGATTTCGCGCCGCCGATGATGACGATGTCCTTGGTGTCGGGGTGCAGCGTGAGGGCCGTTTCGAGGGTTTCCTGGGCGGAAATGATCTCCGATACGCCAGTCACGTCCTTTTCTCCGCGCAACATCTCGTTCTGGAAATTGTTCACGCCGCAGAAGACGACGGGAATGCCCCTGAAGAGTTCCCCGCGTCGCTTCAGGACAAAGGAAAATGCGGCGTCGTCGGAAACCACGACGAGGTCGAAGGTCATGGTGCGCAGGTGCGCCGCGATGACCTCGGCCTGCATGGCCATGAGTTCGGGGTCGGGAAAGCGCTTGGCGTCGAGGTATTCCGTCGTGATGGTGCACGTCTGGTTGGACTGGGCCAGCGTTTCGGCCAGCCCCCTGTGGATGTCGTCGGTCCAGCTCAGCCCGGGGTTGTAGGAGTGCAGCACGAGGATGTTGGGAGGCATGCCTTGGCGGTCGTCCCCGGCCGCGAGAGCGTGTGCGGGGACCGACAGCGCGGCCAACCAGAGGGCCAGGACAATGACGATATCATTCAACAAGGGCGGCCGCCTCCTGGGAGAGACGATGCGGGATTTCGATGCCGAGCTTGCGTGCGGTCAGGCTGTTCAGCATGATCAGTCCTCTGGTCTGGGTGATGACCGGGATGTCGCCGGCGCGTTCGCCGCCGAGGATGCGCAGGGCCAGGGACGCGGCCAATGTCCCGTGTTCGAAGCCGGTCTGGATCACGCCGCACAGCGTGCCGTCGGCCACGGTGTAGTCGTAGAATCCCAGGGTGGGCAGGGCGGCGTTGTCCCGCGTCCAGAGCATGACTTGTTCGGCAGGCACGATGTGGCCCTCGGCATCGGTCAGGTTGTTGTAGGTCATGACGGCCAGGGCGTCGTAATCGGAGCCGGCGGTCCGGACGCGTGCCTGCCATTCTTCGAAGCTGTCGACGGCGAACCAGGAGACCTCGATGTCGTCCGGTCCGGAGGACTTCATCTTGTCGGCTTCCGCCTGGCTCGAAGGGCGGGTGTCCCTGAGGACCGCGATTTTTTTGATGGACGGCTTCAGGCGCCGCAGCAGTTCAAGCCCCTTGGCCCACGCCAGGTTCTCGACCACGCCCGTGACATTGATTGCCGGGTATCCGTATGTGGAAGGGGCTTTGTTCACGCCGCAGAACACGAAGGACGGGGCCGAGGCGTTGCCGGCGTACTGCGCGGCGAAATACTTCTGGGCGTTGTCGTCGCTGACGATGACGACGTCAGGCCGGAATTCCAGCATGATGTCCGTGGCCTTGCGGCCGGCGGCAATGATGTCGGCCTCGCGTGGCCGGAGGTTCGTGTCCATGAAGAAGGTGCGTATCTGCACCTGTCGCGGGAGCAGTTCGCGCTGCAGCGCGTCGTCGATGTCTGCGGTCCAGGCGAAGCCGCGGTCGTAGCTGTGCACCACGAGCACCCTTCTGCCCGGAAAACCGCCGTCCGCGGCGGCGGGCGGCACGACGCTCGCGAGCAGGAGCAGGAGTGCGAAGATGACGTTGCAGTACATGTCCCATCATGTCACATGCCGCTGCGGCCCGCAATATGGCCTGCCTTTTCCGGCCGCCGGGCGGCCGTTGTGGACGGGATGGACGAAATGGACCATATGGACACCATGGACGGCCGAGTCCAGGCCAAGGAGTCCCCATGCTAGGCGCCATCGCCGGTGACATCATCGGCTCCGTATACGAGCACAGGCCCATCAAGACCAAGGAATTCCCCTTCTTCGCCGCGGGTTGCCGGTTCACGGACGACACGGTGCTGACCGTGGCCGTGGCCGACGCCATTCTCTCCGGGCGTGAATACGCCGAAGCCCTGCACGATTTCGGCCACCGCTACCCCCGCGCCAGCTACGGCGGCTCTTT
The Desulfomicrobium escambiense DSM 10707 genome window above contains:
- a CDS encoding ABC transporter substrate-binding protein is translated as MYCNVIFALLLLLASVVPPAAADGGFPGRRVLVVHSYDRGFAWTADIDDALQRELLPRQVQIRTFFMDTNLRPREADIIAAGRKATDIMLEFRPDVVIVSDDNAQKYFAAQYAGNASAPSFVFCGVNKAPSTYGYPAINVTGVVENLAWAKGLELLRRLKPSIKKIAVLRDTRPSSQAEADKMKSSGPDDIEVSWFAVDSFEEWQARVRTAGSDYDALAVMTYNNLTDAEGHIVPAEQVMLWTRDNAALPTLGFYDYTVADGTLCGVIQTGFEHGTLAASLALRILGGERAGDIPVITQTRGLIMLNSLTARKLGIEIPHRLSQEAAALVE